The Niastella koreensis GR20-10 genome includes a window with the following:
- a CDS encoding metal-dependent hydrolase family protein: protein MTTRFLVSCLLLPITMLATTLLQAQDTLYLLQPDRVFDGGQLHEGWQVLVRNGFIESAGTQVNAPANARVLRLKGCTLLPGLIEGHSHLFLHPYNEVPWDDQVLKESRAERTARAVTHARATLLAGFTTVRDLGTEGAEYDDAGLKTAIEKGVIPGPHMLVATRAIVATGSYGPKSASADVDYPKGAAEVGNAAELEKEIRTQIGKGADLIKIYADYRWGPNDEAKPTFTLAELTLAVEVTRSSGREVVVHAGSAEAMRLAIMAGVSTIEHGDQGTPEVFKLMKEKGVALCPTIAAGDAVSQYKGWVKGKQEEPERIQTKRKSFAAALAAGVTICMGGDVGVFPHGDNAREMEMMVAYGMKPIDVLRAATSVNADVFNIADKAGRIKVGLPADILVVEGDPASNISAIRKVKLVMKDGKIVGKG, encoded by the coding sequence ATGACTACCCGCTTTCTTGTTTCCTGCTTATTATTACCTATAACCATGCTGGCTACCACCCTGCTACAGGCCCAGGATACTCTTTACTTACTGCAACCCGACCGGGTATTCGATGGCGGACAGCTGCACGAAGGCTGGCAGGTGCTGGTAAGAAACGGTTTTATTGAATCGGCCGGCACCCAGGTGAATGCACCCGCCAATGCCCGGGTGTTGCGGTTAAAAGGCTGCACCCTGCTTCCCGGACTGATTGAAGGCCACAGCCATTTGTTTCTGCATCCTTATAATGAAGTGCCGTGGGACGACCAGGTGTTGAAAGAATCCCGCGCCGAGCGTACAGCCCGTGCCGTTACCCATGCCCGGGCTACCCTGCTGGCCGGTTTTACCACCGTACGCGACCTGGGCACCGAAGGGGCGGAGTACGACGATGCAGGCTTAAAAACCGCTATAGAGAAAGGTGTTATCCCGGGGCCGCATATGCTGGTTGCCACCCGCGCCATTGTGGCAACAGGCAGCTATGGACCTAAATCTGCTTCTGCCGATGTGGACTATCCCAAAGGTGCAGCCGAAGTGGGTAATGCGGCGGAATTGGAGAAAGAGATACGCACACAAATAGGCAAAGGCGCCGACCTGATTAAAATATATGCCGACTATCGCTGGGGACCTAACGACGAAGCAAAACCTACGTTTACCCTGGCCGAACTAACGCTGGCAGTGGAAGTGACCCGCAGTAGTGGCCGTGAGGTAGTAGTGCATGCCGGTTCGGCAGAAGCCATGCGACTGGCCATTATGGCCGGGGTAAGCACCATTGAACATGGCGACCAGGGAACCCCGGAGGTATTTAAACTGATGAAAGAAAAGGGTGTGGCCTTATGTCCGACTATAGCGGCGGGTGATGCCGTTTCGCAATACAAGGGCTGGGTAAAAGGCAAACAGGAAGAACCGGAACGAATTCAAACCAAACGTAAAAGCTTTGCGGCGGCACTGGCAGCCGGGGTTACTATTTGTATGGGTGGCGATGTGGGCGTGTTTCCGCATGGCGATAATGCGCGTGAAATGGAAATGATGGTAGCGTATGGGATGAAACCGATAGATGTATTACGCGCTGCCACTTCGGTAAATGCCGATGTATTCAACATTGCTGATAAAGCGGGAAGAATTAAAGTTGGATTACCTGCTGATATTCTTGTGGTGGAAGGCGATCCTGCCAGTAATATTTCTGCGATAAGAAAAGTAAAGCTGGTGATGAAGGATGGGAAGATTGTAGGAAAAGGTTGA